A single region of the Streptomyces caelestis genome encodes:
- a CDS encoding nSTAND1 domain-containing NTPase yields the protein MQVVLQIMLALVACLLGIATNYATSTDRAPWVLELIRRGSVPAIGLLVVAMVVGQVVVYRLENPAPQQTEWPRDRIPYPGLDAYDEDEAAVYFGREAQAAELTRRLHAAAPRPADRFLLLTGASGSGKSSLVRAGVMPRLRPRRWTIVPPFTPGPNPLSALAASLAVAGGGRDSAGAVLRRLRQGPDGLSAELSRLRGGRFRRVLLVVDQFEELVTLAGERDQAQFLRALHTCLRRDPAVRVLATCRVDLLGRLLETGHAEFLQHPVAIGSLGTSQLAQVVERPGALVGLSFAPGLVETIVDDTGTDDALPLLAYLLQELYFACGPGGTVTEESYRRHGGVAGALARQADSTVAALNCPGGIDSVLRVLLRFVTLEGQDPARRPVPLAEFTEEERHVVDAFIEARLIRSDAVEEPGGAVGDGRAAYAEVAHEALFRQWAPLRQEVEARAERLRERAELERWAGEWEGSGRSVDYLLTGERLIVAQRWLAELEEAGQASAPARALVEASQRQDQAFLRRVSDSIGRHVLASAETEPERALLLSLAALGECAPSALAKRGLLTALAAGHLRTPLEGHTDTVRDVHWSADGRLLATASRDGTARVYDAGSGRVLRVLPCDGAMVESVAFSPDSALLATAGRDHLVRIWDPESGAPVRRLAGAGDIGRRVAWSPDGSHIAATFKDQVVRVWEVRAGQMVRELRGHNGDVWGVAWSPDGTRLATASHDRTVLVWNTETGSPVLALTGHTEFVEGVAWSPDGQLIATGSGDQTARVWDARTGAQRLLLRDHTDYVWNPVFSPNGRMLATPSSDRTVRIVRTEDAKVVAVLRGHSDTVWSVAWSPCGSQLATASTDGTGRVWDLTPRGAESILSHGHEGPVNQAAWSVDDSRFATASDDGSVRVWNAGSADPDGPVVGLGERVWSVAYAPHGDRLALSTGDGLLRVVGAAGDTVFERRGAPVEGCSWSPDARRIATGGHDGAVRILSAVDGAELSKLTGHQDWVGRVAWSPSGRSLASCSDDRTCRLWDTADGTQLTVLRGHGNYVEDVAWSPDETRVATASGDWTAAVWDTATGRRLDVLNGHEGRVRAIAWSPDGLRIATGSDDRTVRLWSADTFEEIVVVGVHRDKVTSVAWSRDGTRLLTASADGTARVWQADPDHDRLEARARGRVFRTLTPDERRQHLLPPENA from the coding sequence ATGCAAGTCGTCCTCCAGATCATGCTCGCGCTGGTCGCCTGCCTGCTCGGTATCGCCACCAACTACGCCACCAGTACAGACCGTGCGCCCTGGGTGCTGGAATTGATCCGCCGGGGATCAGTACCGGCCATCGGATTGCTGGTGGTCGCCATGGTGGTCGGCCAGGTCGTCGTGTACCGGCTGGAGAATCCCGCCCCGCAGCAGACGGAGTGGCCGCGGGACCGGATCCCGTACCCGGGCCTGGACGCATACGACGAGGACGAGGCGGCCGTCTACTTCGGCCGGGAGGCGCAGGCTGCCGAGCTGACGCGGAGGCTGCACGCCGCCGCGCCCCGTCCGGCCGACCGGTTCCTGCTGCTGACCGGGGCCTCCGGCAGCGGCAAGTCCTCGCTCGTACGGGCCGGGGTCATGCCCCGGCTGCGTCCTCGCCGGTGGACGATCGTGCCGCCGTTCACACCGGGACCGAACCCGCTCAGTGCTCTCGCAGCATCCCTGGCCGTGGCGGGCGGCGGCCGGGATTCGGCGGGTGCCGTACTGCGGCGGCTGCGTCAGGGGCCCGACGGGTTGTCGGCGGAGTTGTCCCGGCTGCGCGGCGGTCGCTTCCGGCGCGTCCTCCTCGTGGTGGACCAGTTCGAGGAACTCGTCACCCTTGCGGGCGAGCGTGATCAAGCCCAGTTCCTGCGGGCGCTGCACACGTGTCTGCGCCGGGATCCCGCCGTCCGGGTCCTCGCCACCTGCCGGGTGGACCTGCTGGGGCGTCTGCTTGAGACCGGTCATGCCGAGTTCCTTCAGCATCCGGTAGCCATCGGCTCGTTGGGCACATCGCAGCTCGCTCAGGTGGTGGAACGGCCGGGTGCTCTGGTCGGTCTCTCGTTCGCGCCGGGCCTCGTCGAGACCATCGTGGACGACACCGGCACTGACGACGCACTGCCGCTGCTCGCCTATCTCCTGCAGGAGTTGTACTTCGCCTGTGGCCCCGGCGGCACGGTCACCGAGGAGTCGTACCGGCGGCACGGGGGCGTAGCGGGCGCTCTCGCACGGCAGGCCGACAGCACCGTGGCGGCCCTGAACTGCCCGGGCGGGATCGATTCCGTGCTTCGGGTGCTGCTGAGGTTCGTCACATTGGAGGGCCAGGACCCGGCCCGCCGGCCGGTCCCGCTGGCGGAGTTCACGGAAGAGGAGCGTCATGTCGTCGACGCGTTCATCGAGGCGCGTCTCATCCGCTCGGACGCGGTGGAGGAGCCGGGCGGGGCCGTCGGCGACGGCCGGGCGGCGTACGCCGAGGTGGCGCACGAGGCCCTGTTCCGTCAGTGGGCGCCGCTGCGTCAGGAGGTGGAGGCCCGGGCAGAGCGGCTTCGTGAGCGTGCCGAACTGGAGCGGTGGGCCGGAGAATGGGAAGGGTCGGGCCGCAGCGTCGATTATCTCCTGACCGGCGAGCGGCTCATCGTGGCCCAGAGGTGGCTGGCGGAGCTCGAGGAGGCCGGCCAGGCATCGGCGCCCGCCCGCGCGCTCGTCGAAGCCTCGCAACGACAGGACCAGGCCTTCCTCCGCCGGGTCTCCGACAGCATCGGGCGCCACGTGCTGGCGAGCGCGGAGACGGAACCGGAACGCGCGCTTCTGCTGTCCCTCGCCGCGCTCGGCGAATGCGCGCCGAGCGCCCTGGCGAAGCGCGGCCTGCTGACGGCGCTGGCCGCAGGCCACCTGCGTACCCCGCTGGAAGGGCACACCGACACCGTGCGGGACGTCCACTGGTCTGCGGACGGACGCTTGCTGGCCACCGCCTCCCGGGACGGCACGGCCCGCGTGTACGACGCCGGGTCCGGGCGCGTCCTGCGCGTACTTCCGTGCGACGGGGCCATGGTGGAGTCGGTTGCCTTCTCCCCCGACTCGGCTCTCCTCGCCACTGCGGGTCGGGACCATTTGGTGCGGATCTGGGACCCCGAGTCCGGTGCACCGGTCAGGCGGCTCGCAGGTGCGGGCGACATCGGGCGGCGGGTCGCCTGGTCGCCGGACGGGTCACACATCGCCGCCACGTTCAAGGACCAGGTGGTGCGGGTGTGGGAGGTCCGGGCCGGGCAGATGGTGCGCGAACTGCGGGGGCACAACGGCGACGTCTGGGGCGTCGCCTGGTCGCCGGACGGGACCCGTCTCGCGACCGCCTCCCACGACCGGACGGTTCTCGTCTGGAACACGGAGACGGGCTCCCCCGTCCTGGCCCTGACCGGCCACACAGAGTTCGTCGAGGGCGTCGCCTGGTCCCCGGACGGGCAGCTGATCGCCACCGGGTCCGGCGACCAGACCGCCCGTGTGTGGGACGCCCGCACGGGCGCACAGCGGTTGCTGCTGCGCGACCACACCGACTACGTCTGGAATCCGGTCTTCTCACCGAACGGCCGGATGCTGGCCACACCGTCGTCCGACCGGACCGTGCGGATTGTACGGACGGAGGACGCCAAGGTGGTGGCTGTGCTTCGCGGGCACTCGGACACGGTGTGGTCCGTGGCGTGGTCCCCATGCGGGTCCCAGCTCGCCACAGCGTCGACGGACGGCACCGGGCGGGTGTGGGACCTCACCCCGCGGGGCGCTGAATCCATCCTGTCCCACGGGCACGAGGGGCCGGTGAACCAGGCCGCTTGGTCGGTGGACGACAGTCGTTTCGCCACCGCCTCCGACGATGGCAGCGTACGCGTCTGGAACGCGGGTTCGGCTGATCCGGACGGGCCGGTGGTGGGTCTGGGCGAGCGGGTGTGGAGCGTGGCCTACGCACCGCACGGTGACAGGCTCGCACTGAGCACCGGGGACGGCCTGCTCAGGGTGGTGGGAGCGGCGGGCGACACGGTCTTCGAGCGGCGCGGCGCACCGGTCGAAGGCTGCTCATGGTCCCCGGATGCCCGGCGGATCGCAACGGGCGGGCATGACGGTGCCGTACGGATCCTGTCGGCAGTCGACGGAGCAGAGTTGAGCAAACTGACCGGACACCAGGACTGGGTCGGGCGTGTGGCATGGTCGCCGAGCGGGCGAAGCCTGGCCAGTTGCTCCGACGACCGCACCTGCCGGTTGTGGGACACCGCGGACGGCACTCAGCTCACCGTCCTGCGTGGACACGGCAATTATGTGGAGGACGTCGCCTGGTCGCCGGACGAGACCCGTGTGGCCACGGCCTCCGGGGACTGGACAGCCGCGGTGTGGGACACGGCGACGGGGCGTCGCCTTGACGTACTCAACGGCCATGAAGGCCGCGTCCGCGCCATCGCCTGGTCACCGGACGGCCTTCGCATCGCGACCGGGTCGGACGACAGGACGGTGAGGCTCTGGTCGGCCGACACCTTCGAGGAGATCGTCGTCGTCGGTGTCCACCGCGACAAGGTGACCTCTGTGGCATGGTCCCGCGACGGCACGCGGCTGCTTACGGCATCCGCCGACGGCACGGCTCGGGTGTGGCAAGCGGACCCGGATCACGACCGGCTGGAGGCAAGGGCGCGGGGACGGGTCTTCCGCACCCTCACCCCGGACGAGCGGCGGCAGCATCTGCTGCCGCCGGAAAACGCCTGA